DNA from Toxoplasma gondii ME49 chromosome X, whole genome shotgun sequence:
ACGCATGGGCGCCTCGCCACCCGAGCAGCCAACCTCCTGCTGGTCGCGCGACTCCTCCGGGCCGCCTCGCAGTGTGAGCTCTACATACACCTGCACCGCGCGCTGCGCCTCGAAGCCGAGGGGAgcggagaggggaagagccCTCAGAAGAGAAACTCTGGCGAACAGGCTTCTGGCGCCGGAGTCGACGACGGTGGCCGCGGGATCGCAGTCGACACGGTCGGCGCCTGTAAGACTCTCTTGGAGCACATCTCCTGCGAGCTAGGCCTCTTGCACAGCGAACTGGAGGCGCTTCCCCTGCTTAACTCGACCTTGGAAGACGCCGACGACAGTGCAGATGAAAAGAAGGCAGTGGACGCTCCCACTGAACGCGGATTTGTGCATATCAGCCCCGATACCGTTTACGTTCGGAACGAGCTACTCGCTGCTGCCGGGGAAAGTGCAGCAGCTGTCGTCAGACTCCACCACGCTAAGGTGAGACACTCTGGTTCCCTCCGAGAGGGAAGTAACAGAGAGATGCGATTGTTGACGCGAATCATCTACGCAAACTGGATGCAGCTTGTGGAGGAAAACTATATCCAAAGAAATCTTACTACACACCTGAAGACTCACCCCCATTCACGACTACACTCCGAGGCATGAAGCGTTGACGCATGAACTGTTTGTGGTCGCGTGCCTCTCGGTCTCAAGCCTTCACTGTTtctgactgcatgcgcctgcttGGGGGGTCACGTCGCCGTGTGAGGTAGGAGCTTCAGGTTCTTCCAGGGGCAAGAATCGTTGATTCGTTGATGGACTCAACGTAAAACGACTCAGCTGCACTCTCGGTTTCGACTCTCCACGGAAGATTCCTTTTGGTAGCGCAGTGCACCTGCGTTGGCGCCCAGCGCCTTGCTCGCAACGTTTTTCTGACCGAATCAACTGAGTGTAACCGCTGACAGCTCACACAGGCTTGAGTGTGGGAACAACTcgccgaagacgaagcgggTGTCTGGGTCTTCGACGAACTCCAAGTGTCGTGAATGTCGTTTACCAGATCGCTATCGGTGCAAATACTGTGTTACCAtgcgtctgcgtttcacCATTGAGTCGAAAGGATTTTCGAAGGGATGCGTGAACATGTCCGCCTCTGTGCCGTCCatctgtcgcctctgtcaaTTTCGGTCGAAAGAAGGTAGTGGGCAGTGAGTCCGCGGCTGAAGAGACCGACAAAGGACAAATCCGCTCAAAGGGCGGAGTCGACGAGGAGGTACACAGCCTTTCGAAACGACATCTGTCTCATGTGCGTCGAAAGTTGAGACGCGGCCCTGTCTTCGAGGGAAGCGACTCGAAGCAAGAGGAGCATCCTGCGACTACGGAGACTTGGGTGCTCAAGGAATACATCGCGTGATCAGAAGGAAAGATGTACGGGACGGGGGGCTGTTGTGTGTGCACCCAGAAGAGTAGTTTTGCGTCAGTTCCCTGTGAAGATGCGCAACGGTCTCCTGACGCCGAGCAGCTGAGGCTGCGACAGACGCTCATGCTCGATTTGACTCTGTCTGGCTTGCTGCTTCCTCAGTCTCTGCTGCAGGCGACTGACGAAGTTGCCCGCGACTCGCAAAGTCTGCGAAAGGGAGAGGCGGAAAACGTTTGTCACCTCTCTACCGGCGCTCGAGTTGATCGAGTAAAAAGGTGGATGCGTGGACAACAGgccgaacgcatgcagctcgaGACGCTTGGAGAGGTAAGCCTGGccagagagcagaagaggagaggggggatgaagaaagaggagacagaaggaagaagaaagagggaaagaagaaagtgagaagaaaagtaagatagaagagagacgactcCTTGAAAAACGACAGTTTGACACAGGGAACTGAAACGTTAGCGGTTAAACTATGTtgctctgctgcctcttccaTGTCATAAAAAACCTAGGAAAGGTGATGGTGGAGCCCGGTTGCCacgagaagatgaagagtCCTGGGAAGCTCTGAGGGTCTTCGCCTCATGAGGGCACATTCGCAGTTTCCAGATCATACGCTTGAAAGGTGAACTCGCAACGAGTTTCGTAGATTTTTCGTCAGGCCATCAGATACAGATTCATGTGTAGACATaggtatgtatatatatgttctTGTACAGATATTGATTTGTGTGTATTTATGTacatatttgcatatatatatatatatataaatatatgtaacatatatatatatatatatatatatatatatatgtacatacatactaTATCCGACCCCGCAGATATAAACGTATGCATAATCAatatgcacatgcagagagaaacaacgaaGTATCCTGTGATGGCGCAGCTATGCAATCGCTGCCCATCACTTCTTTTTGGCGTCTGTGCCGAAAGCCTTTTTTGCCCCGTCGTGCTGAGACGGACTTCCGTTAACGTCGGGAGGTACAAGAATGGCACAGTTTCTTTAGTTTCAGTGGATTTGCCTCCGCATTTCAAATCACACGCCCACtccaggaagagacaaagtaagggaagcgcagagagagcgctCTTCAAACTCGGTTGACGCACCTTGCCATCCCTTAAATCATAAACAGGATCAAATCTTCTACTTCGCTTGCGGCACTCCAAGAATCAGACCAGAAGAATGCAGTCCTGGtaccggagaaaagaagagcacATTTTCCCTGTGTTTTTCGACACAAAAATCGATAGTGTTCGGCAGGCGTTCGAAGGAAAGACCGCATTCAGACTCTGGAGAGCTTACGAAAAATTCCAGGTCATACAGTGGACAATGTTCAACAACAAGCTGGTGTCCACGCGAGGCAGCTTCGCATGCACCAGCCAAGGGAAGACGGACAAGTCTCCGACTTCTCTGCAAAACCCTGTcactgtgtctcttcttcgccttcgagcGTAGCAGATATGGGACGTCCGGCGCCGTTCGTTTGCTGGAAAGAATTCCCAGGCGTTTCGTCAAAAATCTGCTTTTGCAGCTCAAATCGGAAGCCGAACACCTGGCTGACGCCATCGATCGCGTCcttcgagagagaggcgcagccgGTCTGCCGACGGAGCAGCTTGCGGATTTGATGGAAGTCTTTGCCCTCTGCGTCGGCGACAAGGTGCGGTTTCGAGCGTTCTGGTGCGTCAGCACACTTCGCTCACACAAGACAgacggaaacagaaaggTTCCTTTTTGCCGTAATTCTGACACTCGGTAATTGCTCCACTTGTGTCGTAGGAGAAGGATCTTTCCCCCCTGAATGTTTACACTCTGTAAATGTTGGACTTTTTTGCGTCAGAGGGTCAGTCAAACCCCGGAGGAAACGTCCCGCTGGTTCCGACTTGGACTTGGCgacaaggcagagaagaTGAATCAAGCGAATCTCTCGTCTTTGCAGGTGAGCAAGAAGCTGTCGTTTTGTCGGCTTGCTGTGACGGCTTGTTGGAGTATAAACTGTTGATAGCAATTTTGCCAGTCGCACGAGATTCGCTAAGTCTCCCTGAAGCAGTTGGATGCGTTTTCACGGCAGCGCTGGCGTCTGCCAATTGCGTCTCGCTGGATCCTTGCGATTTCCGACAATGAAGCAGGAAAGGTCAAGACCACGTGGACATCTGTCCAGGTGTGGCTGggcagaaaaagcaaaagtGGATCAAAGATAGCAGGTCGTACGCAGCGAACGCGGTAGCTagagtgtacagacagagGAGTCCTTCGCACACAGAGCCGCCCAGTTTTTCCAGACGCAGCGGGGGGTTTTGGTGCGAGTCCGCAGAGGGGTGGACTGCCGCTTTTCGGCGTGTCTCAGGTTGCCTTGAGTTCACAAACATGTGGAAGGCGCGTTTTTCGAACAGTCAAAAGGACAGGAGCAGCCACCGTTGAGCGAAGAACGAACCGTCTGGGAGGATGAGCAAAATTCACGATCCGAGTTTCGCATGCACTGACCCCTTGCCGGCAAAAAGGCAGCTCTGCTCAGTGGCTGTTCATGTGCTAGATCGGAGAGTAACTTTCTGTGTACAGGCACTGAGCTCGGAAATTGTGAGGCGGTACGCTGCGCTGGATGTCAACCAGAAACGTCGGATAAAGTGGGCGACGAGACAGATGGACTGGAAGGTGAGGCACGGCGGAAATGCCGGTAAAAACTGCCCATGTTCAACGCACAGCGTGACTGGAACTCAGGTGGGTACGGTGAGTGCCTCGACTAGATCGTttccacagaaaagagagacgcagatgtGTGCTTTCCAAATGCtattcacacacacacacacacagagatagTGCGTTGCCACGATGAAAAAATCCGCAAATGGTCACGACTGCCAGGATTTCTCCACCCGTCGGACGAGACGCACTGGAGATGAAACCCGTGTTCCACCGGTTTGCCGAGTTTCCTCCGGTTTTTTCTGCTCGCAGGACCCGTATTTGAACCACTGCCTGGGACGCTTTACGGCGGCGGTTACGAGACAGCGAGCGAAAGCTGCAAATATTCGAAAGTAGCCGAAAATATCCACTTGCGTGCGTGCACAGTTTCGCGGTGCGGTGCTGGGTGCTGTCCTCGGTTCTTCAACATGCAGAGTTGCCCGTGACAGATCagtgtgtctgcgtctcgacTCGGTGCCTGTCGCTACAGCTTTCTCCCTACGACAGCCAACTCCTATCGTTTTCTCCATTAGCTTGTGCTGGCGGCCAACTTGGGGGCACTGCTCAGCTTGAAATTTCCTTGCTTAGTCGCAACGCGCCTGCTAGCCTACTAGCTCACAAGGTCGTGTAGCGTAGCCATGCCCATAATATGCAAGAACATCCCAGGAGATTTCGTGCATGGTGCGATACAGACACTTTCTACTTTCCAGACGAAGAGCTGTTCATCGCGGGGAAAATCATTGAGGAGAAAACAGCCTAATCACAATGTACGCGGACAACGCTAAACGCATCTTCGGACTCGATAAAAGACTAAACATAAAGAAACACACGTATCGCGAGCCTTCTTGTTTTTACCGTTTCTTTAGAGGAATCAAGTCGGGAGAAAAAGGCTTGCTGTTGCGGACGCAACGGAAAAGACCGGTTTGTAGGCGGGGAAGCAGCCGAAACATAAAACAGTTCTCAGCGCCGCCAGTAGGCCTTTTCTGGCATGTGCGTACTACGGTCAAAGAACACAAGAGCAATTTGAAATAGACTCTGCGTTGTGCTCGAGTTCAGGGCCCCTACTATTTACAGTTTGTGCATTTCCTGTAGAACGACAAACGACCTCAGAGTtcatctggattcctctcaTTTAACGCTGAGTAGCTCGGTCAGCGGACGGGTTGTCGGTTTCAAATTTCACTTTGTGGCGCTTTATGAATTTCAAAAGGTGACAGCCTTTTGTCTGTCTCACTGCACTGTAAATCCGCCAGTATCGTGGGATGTGGTGAGTCTTTTAGGGCATTCTGTCCACCAATTTCAGAAAGCAAACCATCCTACAGTGTCGCCAAGAACTGCAATACAGAAGGGATGTTGAAAGTGGAGATGCCTTACCAAGTTTCCAAGCCACAATGGAAGAGAAACTGGACATCGATATGTGCCAGAGGCAATCGTAGCTCTCAAGGTCTTTCGGGCATACCTGATGTCTCTGGCTGTGTCTGCTCTGTATCTTGCGTCTTGGGCgttgttctgtctcctgttctgCCGAGTTCTGCGCCCCTCAGAACGAGTCTCACTGAACTGAGAGACGAGAGCAAATCCTCCGTCCTCAAGAGCAGTGACACGCTTACTCGAGATAAATGGCAACTCCGATTCAAATGAGACATTCTTACAAAAATGTGGGCGGTTTCATCCACGATTCACTGTCACGTCGTCATGCGACTGGCATGCGCGAGAGTCTTCTTACCCAGTGCCTTTCGCGcattgcatgcagttgcacGGAGCGAAAAATCGTCGTTTTCAGCACTGTGCCCTGATCCTGAAGGCGGTTTTTAGCGACGGCTGATTGAAGAAAGATTCGCTTCTGCagtcttgttttcttttaGTTTACTCGACACCTTTTCCTGCTCTACACACCCTGCCGAGCGCGCGGAACTGGGCACGAAGAGGCCTTTTGagttctccgtttttcgcaAAGCTGCGACAGCACCGACGCTGAGTCAACggtccgtttttcttttttgtaCACTTTCTtatttctctgtttccctctACTGCACGCATTCTTCGGAGTCTCcaccttttcttttcttcggaAGGCTGGAGTCTCCCCGCCACTGCCGCTAGCGCCTCGGTCTACCGTCTTCCCCCACACAACTCGGCGACTCGAAACTTCCGACTGTACGGATTTCCCGGCCACTTGGCCACGCGAACTCCGGTCCAAGTCGCTGTCAGattcctcgtctctttctttctagTCCCATCTGCCCAACAGACGCGCCGCGAAAACCTTGTGTGGGGGGCTAAAAAAATGGAGGCGAGGGAGCCCAGCAAAGCCTCGCGGCGGCTGTCTGCGCAGCAAAAACTCGAAGAGGCTGTGGTGTCGCCTTTCGAGAATTCGGAGGCCACAGCACGCCTTTCTGTGCCCCCCGATTCCCCGCGATCTGAGCGGCGCAACTCGCTCTCTCGTAAtctcgagggagagaagggagcttctttgccttctgcAGGAGCAGAGCCCTCAGATGGTGCATCGCAAAGAAACGCTTCGCAAGGACGGCAGACTCAACAGGCTGAAAGAGAAAatccttccacttcttcttcgtcctcgcgcGACAGTGGCAGTCAGGAGCAgcaaggcgaggaagcgcaGCAAAGGCGAAGCTCGACGAGGTCCACAGACATGTCGGGAGACGCCGAAGGGCAGCTGGGCCAGAAAGCAGAGTCACGGGTGGAAGGCGAGGGGCagggggaaggagacgcggggCAGCCTAAAGAAGTttgccgagaagaagaaatgggAGATGACACAGAAGGCGGTTGTCAGGCCGAGGAAAGCTCGTCACCGCAGGCAAATGTACCAGGCACGATGGGAGCTCGCATTCCTCGCAGTCGCGGCAGACaagcgtggagagagaagggcacTGTCAGAAGCTTTGGTCGGTTCTGCAAAGAGGCTGCGAATCGGAACAAGGGCTCCTGGGAAAGTCAGAAACAAGCGCGCGACCAGCAGAAAGCGATGCGACAAGCTGAGCTGGAGATGCGCCAAGAACGGTCGGCGGTgctcagaagaagacgagaaaagacggaggagaaaaggcgacgcaaagaagagaacgcgctCAAAAGCAGCCAGGTCCAGGTCATCAAGAATACCGCGAAACTGCGCAAATGGGGCAAGAAAGCCCGCAGAGACCTCGTCAAAATGAGTCCGGAAATGATTCAAAAACTCTATAATGTCCGCCTGTAAAGAACAACAACCACGTGCACTCTGGATACGCCTTCATCGGGCTCTGGTTCCACTTTATCGACGTCATAAAGTGTGGTCTCGACGATGAGGTaaaagcgaaaaagacaagaggcTTGTAGAGAAAATCTTAGTCGTCGAGACGGCAAAACCCAGCATCTACCTTTTCGAGAGCGACGCCATCGCGGAGAAGAAATTCAAATTCAAATCTCCGGTCTGGAGCTGAGACGCTCGCGTGCGGGGGCACACAACTGCATCCTGACTCTCCAGGAATTCCTTCTGATTGACGGTATTTTTCTGAACTCGACGAGTCTCACTCTCCCTCCCACTAAGGGACGTGGAAagcgcgtctgcatgcgtttctggcGAAGAACTGTGTCCCGTGTTTTGAACGGATCGAAGAGTGAGCGTTAAAATGTTTTGGTTTTATCAAAAGGTCTTTTCTGGAAAAACCGGTGTGAACTCCTTGCTGTGCTACGGGAACCTAGCAACAACAGTGAGGGGTACGAGTCACCAAGTGACAGAGACAAAGGCTGTGAACCTTGGCTTATGCCTGTGTGTGCGAAGGGAGCATTTGTTGCTCGGTGTCTTGTTTCTAACTCACAAGAAGAAACTTCCGCAGCGTAGTTCCTCCGGTGACGCAGAGGCACATTTATATCCGTCTCCACTTGTGCAACGATCTACAGAACCAATAGGGAAGTGTGACCGACGACGGCAGTGGACCCTCTTTTCTGATAAAAACCATTCACCTGATCACTGCTGCGTACACGAGAAAAATGAGAAACAAAAGTTCTTCCTTTGGTTCTCTAGAACTGGTGGTACGCGCCCACTGCTAttagagaaggagaggaactgCCTCTCCTTTATCTCCATATTCTATGGAGAGAGTCTAA
Protein-coding regions in this window:
- a CDS encoding hypothetical protein (encoded by transcript TGME49_223490): MEAREPSKASRRLSAQQKLEEAVVSPFENSEATARLSVPPDSPRSERRNSLSRNLEGEKGASLPSAGAEPSDGASQRNASQGRQTQQAERENPSTSSSSSRDSGSQEQQGEEAQQRRSSTRSTDMSGDAEGQLGQKAESRVEGEGQGEGDAGQPKEVCREEEMGDDTEGGCQAEESSSPQANVPGTMGARIPRSRGRQAWREKGTVRSFGRFCKEAANRNKGSWESQKQARDQQKAMRQAELEMRQERSAVLRRRREKTEEKRRRKEENALKSSQVQVIKNTAKLRKWGKKARRDLVKMSPEMIQKLYNVRL